A region from the Bactrocera dorsalis isolate Fly_Bdor chromosome 1, ASM2337382v1, whole genome shotgun sequence genome encodes:
- the LOC105230781 gene encoding mucin-5AC encodes MITDRNKFNFVTICIGLSFLLTSASVASAQATSNAQQETNQQQQLQTPEQNQAAIATITVVDNNKDEKTNAILNEPINDVAHAFSPRLDYSNEWRPVGRGDPLKNDPTFDYSPPTLEHVRYWAETTTKDGGNSKEESDSAKQDINSVRFAAHPGQQDIPKYGMPNEHLRGNNGVIHASSHAPQQHAHMNQHVVVPHQHYHQSHHPGAVKNAKGEIPLVQPKYTSVRRSYYAQQPPTRLMPPPMQMNSPPINTFNVPMKPSQAHTEYRHSMSAAPPPHASTMSSMGPSSSSLSPLAMQHMKMQHHPSMSTTASSSSWMYHAPPTMHHHQQQPQHHQYAMPSGSAAAISTSAQSSRMPISHIYDSHPQDSHHYFSYARPSSNSITSHPPQESYTANSVRHSPNSLKQSGAGRKPWLHELLQKEVVKTSAKPNYSTSANKYAYETTKPIYERMPSTNAVSGGFTPITPITHVSAPPTVATRTTTTTTTPRVPSTASPIAITPSVFYPTISPTLTPHTPSTTTHVIYTTPTTTTTPRTTTSTTSSRLLIPTTSNLASRPTVAPMQMTTDSLFSHYKQPEAPLRGPMYLIIEGHSKVKKYGKNGINLNLPKIVPVIPKREPVVRVAEPGEEKRGTPETFHVEHLHVKTSTTTTTTTAKPSTTPKSVTTAKPSTTTTAKPTKAAPTMKATPTTSKSVVTTKLNTTAKSTTKPVTSTTTTARPTATTVSSKIISTTAAAVTTKATTKSTVRYEGLKPTSTPAVAKPTQSQPLLKLELPNEPPTGMSGLLSLLDSSLGGLFAEQPLDSIEMPASQTQAKQTATTKLAVMSSPSTVLKAVNTATPATIAAQSAVVPVAPDARIGTNAADTFASGSAEFSFTTDMPPREVRQVFDYDQRPESRLKDFVIERFDGDAADDEGASSAFYDDEFEEYEEEANNSANGDLPIKRMDRFVDGEEGEFVGDYEDVDLEELGMSDVAPSSILVRTQAKMA; translated from the exons ATGATTACCGATCGcaacaaattcaattttgttaCGATATGCATTGGTTTAAGCTTCCTGCTCACCAGCGCAAGCGTGGCGTCCGCGCAAGCAACGAGCAATGCGCAGCAGGAGACAaatcaacagcagcagctgcaAACGCCTGAGCAAAACCAGGCGGCTATCGCAACTATAACAGTGGTGGACAACAACAAAGATGAGAAGACTAATGCGATTTTAAATGAGCCAATAAACGACGTGG CGCACGCATTTAGCCCGCGCTTGGATTACAGCAACGAATGGCGACCTGTGGGCCGTGGAGATCCACTGAAAAACGATCCAACATTCGATTACAGCCCGCCAACGCTGGAGCATGTACGCTACTGGGCGGAGACAACCACAAAAGATGGTGGCAACAGCAAAGAGGAGAGTGACAGCGCCAAGCAGGATATAAATAGCGTGCGCTTTGCTGCCCACCCCGGCCAACAGGACATTCCAAAATACGGCATGCCGAATGAACACTTACGGGGCAATAACGGTGTCATACATGCATCGTCGCATGCACCACAACAACACGCACATATGAACCAACATGTTGTTGTGCCACACCAGCACTACCATCAATCCCACCATCCGGGTGCCGTTAAAAATGCAAAAGGTGAAATACCACTAGTCCAACCGAAATACACCTCAGTGCGTCGCAGCTATTATGCACAACAACCGCCGACACGTCTAATGCCACCACCCATGCAGATGAACTCACCGCCAATCAACACTTTCAATGTGCCCATGAAACCCTCACAAGCGCATACGGAGTATCGGCATAGCATGTCGGCGGCGCCACCACCGCATGCTTCCACAATGTCAAGCATGGGACCATCCTCGTCATCGTTGTCGCCGCTCGCAATGCAACATATGAAGATGCAGCACCATCCAAGCATGTCTACAACGGCTTCGTCCTCGTCGTGGATGTATCATGCGCCGCCTACCATGCATCACCATCAGCAGCAGCCGCAACATCATCAATATGCTATGCCCAGTGGTTCAGCAGCTGCCATTTCAACGTCGGCACAGTCATCGCGCATGCCAATATCACACATTTACGACTCACATCCGCAGGATTCCCATCACTACTTCAGCTACGCACGTCCCAGCTCGAATAGCATCACTTCGCATCCTCCACAAGAGTCTTACACAGCCAATTCGGTACGCCATAGTCCGAACAGTCTAAAGCAAAGCGGTGCGGGACGCAAGCCATGGTTGCATGAACTCTTACAAAAGGAGGTCGTAAAAACATCAGCCAAGCCTAATTATTCAACGTCCGCCAATAAGTATGCTTACGAGACTACAAAGCCCATTTATGAGCGCATGCCATCCACCAATGCAGTAAGCGGTGGTTTCACACCAATAACACCGATTACGCACGTCTCGGCGCCTCCGACTGTAGCTACCAGGacgaccacaacaacaactacaccaCGTGTGCCATCAACAGCATCACCAATTGCTATCACACCCAGCGTTTTCTATCCAACTATTAGCCCTACACTGACCCCACATACCCCAAGCACCACCACGCATGTCATTTACACTACACCAACAACGACGACGACACCGCGCACTACTACGTCGACTACTTCTTCACGCCTGCTGATACCAACCACCAGCAATTTGGCATCCCGGCCGACTGTGGCACCAATGCAAATGACTACCGACTCCTTATTCTCACACTACAAACAACCCGAAGCGCCACTCAGAGGCCCTATGTACCTAATTATTGAAGGTCACTCGAAAGTGAAGAAATATGGCAAGAATGGTATCAACTTGAATCTACCGAAAATAGTGCCCGTCATACCGAAACGTGAACCCGTCGTGCGTGTAGCGGAACCGGGAGAGGAGAAGCGTGGCACGCCCGAAACCTTCCATGTAGAACATCTGCATGTGAAGACCTCGACCACGacgacgacaacaacagcaaagcctTCAACGACACCGAAATCTGTGACGACAGCCAAGCCTTCGACGACCACAACAGCGAAACCTACGAAGGCTGCGCCAACCATGAAAGCCACGCCAACTACTTCAAAGTCTGTAGTGACCACAAAACTTAATACAACCGCTAAATCAACAACGAAACCCGTGACAtcaacgacaacaacagcacgACCTACGGCAACAACAGTATCTTCTAAGATCATCAGCACAACAGCTGCTGctgtaacaacaaaagcaactacAAAAAGTACTGTTAGGTATGAAGGCTTGAAGCCAACATCAACGCCAGCTGTTGCAAAACCTACACAAAGCCAGCCACTGCTAAAGCTCGAGCTGCCTAATGAGCCACCAACTGGCATGTCGGGATTACTCAGCCTACTTGACTCCTCGCTAGGCGGACTCTTTGCCGAGCAGCCATTAGATTCAATTGAAATGCCCGCGTCACAAACTCAAGCAAAACAAACGGCAACCACGAAACTTGCGGTGATGAGCTCACCCAGCACCGTTTTGAAGGCAGTCAACACCGCCACTCCCGCGACAATTGCCGCACAATCTGCGGTAGTACCTGTCGCACCAGATGCACGCATTGGCACTAACGCCGCCGACACCTTTGCTTCGGGGTCGGCAGAGTTTAGCTTCACCACAGATATGCCGCCGCGTGAGGTGCGCCAAGTATTCGATTATGATCAGCGCCCGGAATCACGTCTTAAGGATTTCGTAATTGAGCGTTTCGATGGCGACGCAGCCGATGATGAGGGCGCGTCGTCAGCTTTCTACGATGATGAATTCGAGGAGTACGAAGAAGAGGCAAACAATAGTGCAAATGGCGATCTGCCAATTAAGCGCATGGATCGATTTGTCGATGGCGAAGAGGGTGAGTTTGTGGGCGATTACGAGGATGTGGATTTGGAGGAGTTGGGTATGAGTGATGTGGCGCCATCGTCAATACTTGTGCGCACACAAGCGAAAATGGCGTAG